TGCGAAGCCGCGCCTCGGCTGCGCTCAATGACCTTCGGGAAGTCCGGAGTGATTTCTCCTTCCAGGTTGAGGCCGAAATCGGAGATGTGCTTCGATTCAGCCATCACCTCAGCGCTTTTCAGAAGCGCCTTCGTCGGGATACAGCCGATATTGAGGCAGACGCCTCCCAGCTTATTCTTTTCGACAATAGCAGTTTTTAATCCGAGCTGGGATGCCCGAATGGCGGTTTCGTAACCGCCGGGACCGCTCCCGATGATCACGCAGTCGTACGTAGTAGCCATGGAGTCGAGGTGCAATAGTTGGGCCTTTCGAACATGCAAGCGCTAAAATACACGCTACCCTTCACCGTTCCCAATCTCGACTCGCGTAGCGTACGAAAGCTTCTGTGAATACGCTTCTTCCGACGAGGAGGAGACATGAAGATCGATGGACGAGGCGCAGGACGATGCGGAAGTGGAGTGCATCTCGACCTGCGATCGGATGCGGAAACGCTTCGCGCATCCATTGCCGAGACGGGTCAGGCTATCGATTCCCGAGCCAGCCAACCGGGTCGACGCTTTGGTTTTTCTTCTTGTCAAAGACGGCAAAGAAGAGTCCTGCTCCACGCGGCTCGTTTGAGGTGCCTGATCGTCCGATGACCTCGCCGGTATCGACGCGGTCGCCCTGGGCGACGAAAAGGGTGGAGAAGTTGCTGTAGACGGACAGATAATCGCCATGGCGGATGACGAGATAGGTGCCGTAACCGGGCACAAAGTCGATGCCGGTGACGACGCCCTCAAAAACGGCACGAACGGACTCCTCCGGATTCGTGGCGATGAGAATGCCCGGGTGATAGGTCTCCGTGCCGTGAACCGGGTCGACTCGGTTGCCAAATCCTTCCGTGACTGCGCCGTCCGTGGGCCAGGGGAGCGATCCGCGGTTTTGCTGGAAGGTCGCGGAAAGCCGGGCGTAGTCCGCCGCGCGGGCGGGGGCAGAGGTGGCGCCGGATACACGGTCCCGACGCTCACGAGCTTCCGCACGTGCCACGAGCTCTCGAATCTGCTGTTCAAGTTCACGTGCCGCTCGCTCTTTTCGATCGATCTCTTCTCGTAATTCCGACCGCTGATTGCGGAGTTCGGCGACGACCTGCCGGCGGTCCTTTTGAAGCTGGCTGAGGTTCTGTCGCTCCTGGCGAGCTTCCGCGAGGAGTCGTTCGGTTTTGCGCTGAGAGGCGTCGAGTTCCCGCTGTCGCTCGTTAAACTGCTGTGCTGCCGACTGGATGGCAGACTGTTGTGCGCGTCGCTGCTCTGCGAACCGGCGCAGGTACCGAACACGAACGAGCATCTGGCTCACGGACTTCGATGCCAGAATCAGGGCAACGTCATGTAGCCGCCCGTATTTATAGGCGTGAACCGCATGCGCCCGGTATTCATTCCGAAGCTCGTCGAGTTGTCCCTCTAGAACGTCGAGCGTGTCCCGAAGGTCGCTTCGCTCCTGGCGCAGCTGTCCCATGCGCTGCTCGTACGTCGACACAAGCTCCTCACGGAGTGCGATTTCGCGCCGGATCTGCTCCAGTCGATCGACGGTCGCTTGTTCTTCTCGGGTCGTCTCCTGGAGCCGCTTCTCGTCGCTCTCGATCTGGCCTTTGAGGGCTTCCAATCGCTGCTGGGTATTCTTTCGCTCGTCCGCGATGTTCTGGCCGTTCGCCCGACCCACAACGCACAACAGGACAAGGGCGGTGACAGCGTAGCGCATGATGGCGCGCGTTCCGAAAGACCGGAGTCGGACGGGCCGATGACTCATGCCAAGAAGGGGGACAGAGAGTACGAGGGAGAGCGGGACGCTCAAGATTATCGGCTGGAGGTCGGAAGATACACCCTTGGCGTTCCAGCGGGTACGTTGAAGTCAAACGATAGATTCTCGGGATCGAGGTGCATCGACTCGTATGTCAGCATGGCCATCGCCTTCTCGGGGCGGTTGCGGAAGACGACCTGCTGTGGAATCGGGACACCATCGATGGTCTTGAAATTCCCGAACATGCGCTCTTCCAGAATGTCGCCATCGTCTGACATACGGGCATACCGGATCACACGCCAGTTTACCGGGTCGATCGTATATGTGGTACGACCGCTGGGCGATGTGAGATAATAGTTCAGGGAGTCTGCACCCACGTTCCAGTTCACACTCGGGCTCGGCGAAATGAGGCCGAGCATGTTGGAAAACGCCTCCTCCGCCGTAACAGGAGCGGCGAGCAGGGACTGTGCTTCGTCGACGGTGCCCACCATCATCTGGTTTTCCATCCGATTGTGCACGAAGAAGCTGTCTCGTGTCACGAGGACACGTGCCCCCTCAAATCCAAAGCGGCTCATTCGCATCCACAGCGAGTCGTTTCGGCTCTGTCGCACTTCCGCATTGAACGTCCCGGATCGTCGCGGAGAGCGGACCGTCATGCGAGCGCGAGCCTGAAACGCCGAGAGCGTGTCGGTTTGACCTTCGATCAGACGGTGGATCTGCTGAGCCGAATGGTTCGGAAACGCCTCCGGCATTCCTGATGTCGATGTGGCCGACTTTGAGCCCGAGCAACCGGCGACAGCAAGCGCCGCAACAACGGCAATGACCAAAAGACGCGGTATCGAAAGACGTGAAGCCATGAACGTCGACGGGAAAGTCGTAAATAACGGCGTGGAGGTCACAGTACCGTGTTTGGCACCGTGCATGCACGATGACGATTGCTGCGTGATCCCCATACTTGTAAAACGATTACAGGTCTAGATTTCGTACCGGGGATGGAGCGGCACTGTGATCAGTCGTCCTGGAGCGCGTTCAGCTTCTCCTGCACGCGATCACGATCGGGTGCGCGTTGGAGAGCCTGTTTCCAGTACTCACGTGCAGCCTTTGCATCACCGAGGGCCTGCGACACGTCGCCAAAATGCTCGTACACGGATGCAGACGCCGCCCCCGTACGCAGGGCTTCTTGCAGCGTGGATTGAGCCTTTTCAAGGTCGCCCTTTTTGTAGTAGATCCAGCCGAGCGTATCGATATAAGATGCGTTTGTGCTGTCGATCCGTACCGCTCGTTTGGCGAGACGCAGCGCACGGTCGAGATGGACGCCCCGATCCGCGAGACTGTAGGCGTAATTGTTTGCTGCGTCTGCATACTCCGGATTTGCGTCCAGGGCCCGCGCATAGGCTGCGTCGGACTTCGAAAACTGCTTCATTCGTGTGTAGATGAGGCCGAGGGCGCCGTTCAGCTGACTTCGAATCTCACTCTGATCGGGATCCAGCGCGTCGATCGCCTGCTGAAATCGAGAGGCGGCGACGCTATTTTGTCCGACTTGCATCGCAGCATAGGCTGATATCCGGAGAAGGGACGCACGACCGGGAAAGAGTAGCAACCCCTCGTCTGCGACATCCGCAGCCTGGCGTGCCTGGCCCGCATGCAGAAGAGCAGCAGCTGCGCGGGTCCACCGATCGGGCGAACGCGGGTTCTTCTGAAGGGCGCGCTCAAGCAATTCTGCAGCCCGTTTGTATTCACCCGTCTCGTACTTCAGGTCGCCGAGCATCGCGAGTGCATCCTCGTGTTCTGGATCGAGCTGGAGGGCCCGCTGAAGGAGGCGCTCGGCCGTGGCGCGCAGTTCCGGGTCGTCTTCTGGGATGCGGAACTCGGAGTCATCGGTGAGCGAGCGAGCCCGGGCGACAAATTGGTCCGGAGAGGCGTCGGCGTCATTAACGATGTCTTGGAGGAGGGACTCGGCTTCTGCCGGGCGTCCGGCATCGCGATACAGAGACGCCAGCCGCATCACGACGTTGATACTGCCGGGGCGACGGCGGAGAAGGTTCTCGTACAGCTGAATGGCCTCTTGCGTCCGGCCGGCTTCCATGTAAAAGCGGCCGAGCAAGTGGGGGTATAGCTGGTCGGCCGGGCGGTGGCGCATCAGGGCGCGGAGGGACGACTCGATGCCGCCGGTATCGCCGACCTGGCGGTAGAGCTGAAGAAGTTCGAGGTGCACGCGTGGGTCGTCCGTGTCGCCTTCGAGGACGGTCTCATAGGTTTTGATTGCAGCATCTGGTTGATCCGCCTCGATCTGTGCCTGAGCCAGGTTCATGCGTGCGTCGACATTCTCGGGGTGACGCTTCAGCATCCGCTCATAGGTTCGGATCGCGGACTCAAATGCACCCGCCTGTTGCTGAAGCTCAGCAAGCTGCCGGTGGTAGGCTGCATTTTCCGGTGCCTCATCGCGGGCGCGCTCCGCGTAATATAAGGCAGACGTGGCATCGTCGATAGCGGCTTTCGCTTCGGCCAGAGCCGACAAAATCGGTGCCTGGTCAGGTGTGAGACCCAGCGCCTGTTCGTAATACGCGATGGCCGCCTCGTAATCTTCGAGAAAGGCGCGCGTCATGCCACGGACGAAGAGTTTCCGCGCATGAGTGGTCTGGCTATCCTCGAGTTCCGAGGATGACCGATGAATGCCCTGTGCACGGGCGCTCGACGGGTCGGTGACTCCCAGAACGACCAACCCCACGAGCAGGGAAACGACGACCATACTATGACGCAGTCGACAGAGGGGGCCGACCAGGACAGAAAGCAGACGATGTGTCGTCATGCGGGTCATACGGTAGCGGAAATCAGCCAGCTGAGAGTGTAGAGCGTGTCGGCATGAGAACATCGGCACTCCTCCGGGGCCGAGAGGCGATTAGAAAACGTGAGTAGAGGAGCGGGGGTTTCCACAGCAGTGCCGCCGGAGTCGACACGTTGCTCAAACCACGATTCCGGATGGAATGGAACCAAGGTTCGTTCATTGAAATTTGACGTAAGGCATTGATCCATCGACCGTTGCGTACGTGTGCATGTCGCGTCACCGGCTGATCACCCACCGGATGGACGTCGCGCCTGGTGCGTGATGCCGTACTATACTTCTCCGATATCAAATAGTGATCCAACAGCATGGGCGAGCAAGACGTGAAGCGAAAAACCGACGACGCAGTGTTGCGGGAGTTTACCCAGCACCTGCTGCGGGACGTCCGGGCGCTCGAAATGATGCTGCGCGAGGACATGTTCGAAACCGGTACGCGCCGGTTGGGAGCGGAGCAAGAGCTTTTCATGGTCGACGATCGGTACGATCCCGCTCCAATCATTGATGAGGTGCTGGAGCTGAATACGGACGAACGGATCGTCACGGAGCTCACGCGCTTCAACATCGAGTTCAACATGGATCCGCTCGTCTACGGCGGGGATTGCTTCCGGGAGATGGAGGCGGCCACGACCGAGCTGGTTGCGGAGGTGCGCAACCTCGTCAACGCGGTTGGCGGCGAGCCGGTTATGACGGGCATCCTCCCGACGGCGCATCTGTCGGACTTCGCGATGGATTACATGACGCCCCGACCTCGGTACTATGCGCTGAACGAAGCGCTGGGGCGTTTGCGCGGGGGACCTGGACAGTACCAGATCCGCGGCATCGACGAGCTCTTCCTGAAGCATGACTCGATCATGCTCGAGGGCTGCAACACAAGTTTCCAGACACATTTCCAGGTCACGCCCGAAGAGTTTCCGCGCTTCTATAATATCGCGCAGGTAGTCGCCGCGCCCGTGCTCGCAGCAGCAACGAACTCCCCGATTCTGTTCGGGAAGCGGTTGTGGAAGGAGACCCGAATCGCTCTGTTTCAGCAGGCAGTCGATACACGCTCGAGTAATTTGTACCTGCGGGAAATGAGCCCGCGAGTGCACTTTGGGACGAAGTGGGTCGAGGAGTCGGTCACGGAGATTTTCAAGGAGGACATCGCTCGCTTCCGTGTTCTCCTGACCACCGAACTTGACGAGCACCCGGTCGATGTGCTTCGAGAAGGTGGCGTTCCGAAACTGCAGGCGTTGCAGTTGCACAATGGGACGGTCTACCGCTGGAATCGAGCCTGCTACGGCATTACCGATGGCAAGCCGCACCTCCGCATCGAGAACCGCGTGCTGCCGTCCGGGCCCACCGTGGTCGATGAAGTGGCGAACGCGGCGTTCTGGTTCGGTCTTGTCAGCGCGATGGCCGAGATGTACGATGACGTATCGACGGAGATGGACTTCGACGACGCGCACCACAACTTCACGGCGGCCGCGCGGCACGGACTGTCGTCGCAGTTTGACTGGATCGATGGACGCACCTTGCCCGCACACGAGCTCATTCTGGAAACGCTGATCCCTCAGGCGCGGAAAGGGCTCGAGATATCCGATATCGACCCCTCGGATATTGACCGGTACCTGGGGGTCATTGAGGACCGCGTTGCAGCGCGTCAGACCGGTGCCGACTGGCAACTCGAATCGATTCAGAAAATGAAAGGCATGGGCACGCGGTCCGAGCGTCTGACGGCGCTGACCGGGGCCATGGTGGAGAATCAAAAGACGGGCGAGCCGGTGCATACCTGGGATTTGGCTACGCTCGACCAGTCGTACGTCCCGAACGGGATGTCGAAGTCCCGCGTGGAGGATTACATGAGCACGGATCTGTACACCGTGCATGAAAATGAGTCGATTGAGTTCGTCGCCTGCCTGATGGATTGGCAGCGGATCCGGCACGTCCTGATTGAGGACGAGCAGCATCGCCTGGTTGGCCTTGTCAGCCATCGCACGCTGCTCAGACACCTCGCCGACCGGGACGGCGCGCCGGATGGCGGTGTCCCCGTTCAAGAGATCATGATTCAGGAGCCTGTTTCCGTCGAGCCCGATCTGCCGACCGTGGAGGCGGTGAAGCTGATGCGTGAACACAAGATCGGTGCGCTTCCAGTCGTCCGAGAGGACCAGCTGGTTGGAATTATCACGGAAAGTGACTTCATCGAGATCGCCGGAAACCTTCTCGACAACACGCTTCGCTTCGATTCGCCCGACCCTGCCTCGTTCGATCACTCGGGTGAGTCGGCGTCCGAAGAAGCGGAAACCGACGAAGATGAGTCAGACGAACCGACCGACGACTCATCGGACGCGTAAGACTCTGCCCTTCGCCATTCTGACTCGAACGACCTGTATGCCCCTCTCTTCCTCGGTCCGGTCCCGTCTACTGCAACGAGCCGCGACGTTTGCCCAGGTGTGCTCATTTATCGTTCTGCTCTTCCTACCTGGATGCAGCGGGGAGGCGGAGTTGCCGCCGGATCCGCACGCCTTCGGGCGGACGATCGTATCGGCCTTGAAGGAAGCAGACGCGGACGCGTATGAGCAGTTGATCTATACGAAGCAGGATGTAGAGTACATGCTCGACCACCGGGCGGCGGCCAATCGCGACGACGAGTCGTATCGAAAAGGATGGCTCGACAGCTACGACCGCCGAAGGGAAGAAATCGAGCGCTCATTCGATCGCATCCATCGGGAGGCCGAACGACACGGCCTCAGCGACTGGAGCAATGTGACGTTCAAAACCGTCGACTTTAAGACCGTCCGCGAAGGCGATTTTACTCGATACGAAATGATCGTCGAGGTGTCCACGGAGGACGGTCGCGAATACGTGTTGACGGACGCCACATGCTGGAAAACGGATCGGGGCCTTGCTCTTCAGTCGCCGCCGACGATCCTCACGCAGAAAGGACGGCAGGGTCTCGGCCGGTAAGAGCTCCCGGACGAAAATGCAGTCACCGTTCTTATGTCGTTTCGACTTTAACAGGTCGGTATCTCCAACGGCTTCGATTCGGCAGACGCGTCACACTCTAGCAGAAGAACGTTTAAACGGATCCCGATAGCGTCATTCCGAAAACGTATTCCCTGCGATCCGGCTGGCGGAGTTTGTCGGGGTCCCGCGAGGCGTCTGGCGAAATCGGTTCGGCCGTGTATGTGTGAACGAAAGGCCGACGATAGGCGTGCTCATAGATGCTTTCCGTTCATTACAACTCCATTGCTGATGGAGTGGAACGGAGAGAGTTTCGTTCCGTGAGAAGGCTGCATCATAGACGCCGGTGTATACCGGCTGGCCTGCTCCCTTTGATTTTGATATCACACCCCATGAGCGAAGAGACAAGAGAACGCACGATCAGTGGCGTTACGGTAAAGATTGACCGCGCCCTGTGCATCGGTTCCGGCAATTGCACGAACCTCGCGCCGGAGATTTTCGAGATTGACGACCAGAACCTCGTCGACTTTCAGGACGAGACCCCGGATATCGATCAGGGCCGACTGGTGGAATCATGCGCCATTTGCCCGGTCGATGCTCTGATCGTTGAAGACGAAGACGGCGAGCAGATTGTGCCCTAGTTCGTTCAGACATCGATGAGACC
This DNA window, taken from Longibacter salinarum, encodes the following:
- a CDS encoding ferredoxin yields the protein MSEETRERTISGVTVKIDRALCIGSGNCTNLAPEIFEIDDQNLVDFQDETPDIDQGRLVESCAICPVDALIVEDEDGEQIVP
- a CDS encoding tetratricopeptide repeat protein; the encoded protein is MVVVSLLVGLVVLGVTDPSSARAQGIHRSSSELEDSQTTHARKLFVRGMTRAFLEDYEAAIAYYEQALGLTPDQAPILSALAEAKAAIDDATSALYYAERARDEAPENAAYHRQLAELQQQAGAFESAIRTYERMLKRHPENVDARMNLAQAQIEADQPDAAIKTYETVLEGDTDDPRVHLELLQLYRQVGDTGGIESSLRALMRHRPADQLYPHLLGRFYMEAGRTQEAIQLYENLLRRRPGSINVVMRLASLYRDAGRPAEAESLLQDIVNDADASPDQFVARARSLTDDSEFRIPEDDPELRATAERLLQRALQLDPEHEDALAMLGDLKYETGEYKRAAELLERALQKNPRSPDRWTRAAAALLHAGQARQAADVADEGLLLFPGRASLLRISAYAAMQVGQNSVAASRFQQAIDALDPDQSEIRSQLNGALGLIYTRMKQFSKSDAAYARALDANPEYADAANNYAYSLADRGVHLDRALRLAKRAVRIDSTNASYIDTLGWIYYKKGDLEKAQSTLQEALRTGAASASVYEHFGDVSQALGDAKAAREYWKQALQRAPDRDRVQEKLNALQDD
- a CDS encoding CBS domain-containing protein: MGEQDVKRKTDDAVLREFTQHLLRDVRALEMMLREDMFETGTRRLGAEQELFMVDDRYDPAPIIDEVLELNTDERIVTELTRFNIEFNMDPLVYGGDCFREMEAATTELVAEVRNLVNAVGGEPVMTGILPTAHLSDFAMDYMTPRPRYYALNEALGRLRGGPGQYQIRGIDELFLKHDSIMLEGCNTSFQTHFQVTPEEFPRFYNIAQVVAAPVLAAATNSPILFGKRLWKETRIALFQQAVDTRSSNLYLREMSPRVHFGTKWVEESVTEIFKEDIARFRVLLTTELDEHPVDVLREGGVPKLQALQLHNGTVYRWNRACYGITDGKPHLRIENRVLPSGPTVVDEVANAAFWFGLVSAMAEMYDDVSTEMDFDDAHHNFTAAARHGLSSQFDWIDGRTLPAHELILETLIPQARKGLEISDIDPSDIDRYLGVIEDRVAARQTGADWQLESIQKMKGMGTRSERLTALTGAMVENQKTGEPVHTWDLATLDQSYVPNGMSKSRVEDYMSTDLYTVHENESIEFVACLMDWQRIRHVLIEDEQHRLVGLVSHRTLLRHLADRDGAPDGGVPVQEIMIQEPVSVEPDLPTVEAVKLMREHKIGALPVVREDQLVGIITESDFIEIAGNLLDNTLRFDSPDPASFDHSGESASEEAETDEDESDEPTDDSSDA
- a CDS encoding DUF4292 domain-containing protein; translated protein: MASRLSIPRLLVIAVVAALAVAGCSGSKSATSTSGMPEAFPNHSAQQIHRLIEGQTDTLSAFQARARMTVRSPRRSGTFNAEVRQSRNDSLWMRMSRFGFEGARVLVTRDSFFVHNRMENQMMVGTVDEAQSLLAAPVTAEEAFSNMLGLISPSPSVNWNVGADSLNYYLTSPSGRTTYTIDPVNWRVIRYARMSDDGDILEERMFGNFKTIDGVPIPQQVVFRNRPEKAMAMLTYESMHLDPENLSFDFNVPAGTPRVYLPTSSR
- a CDS encoding murein hydrolase activator EnvC family protein: MRYAVTALVLLCVVGRANGQNIADERKNTQQRLEALKGQIESDEKRLQETTREEQATVDRLEQIRREIALREELVSTYEQRMGQLRQERSDLRDTLDVLEGQLDELRNEYRAHAVHAYKYGRLHDVALILASKSVSQMLVRVRYLRRFAEQRRAQQSAIQSAAQQFNERQRELDASQRKTERLLAEARQERQNLSQLQKDRRQVVAELRNQRSELREEIDRKERAARELEQQIRELVARAEARERRDRVSGATSAPARAADYARLSATFQQNRGSLPWPTDGAVTEGFGNRVDPVHGTETYHPGILIATNPEESVRAVFEGVVTGIDFVPGYGTYLVIRHGDYLSVYSNFSTLFVAQGDRVDTGEVIGRSGTSNEPRGAGLFFAVFDKKKNQSVDPVGWLGNR